A genome region from Sphingobium sp. WTD-1 includes the following:
- a CDS encoding YbjN domain-containing protein, producing the protein MRAWWLVPALMMMSGAVDAATPTTDCAANMVCASRPQSVVDALQAAGYKAALTKSKSTGNPMIESAASGYNFTIYFYGCEEMKNCNSLQFGINFADDGGNTPEVANKWNQSKRFIQMSIADDKTMDVSYDVSTIGGLNQENFADVVDWWAVMLGELSKFFKENPAPTLRK; encoded by the coding sequence ATGCGTGCCTGGTGGCTTGTTCCGGCTCTGATGATGATGTCTGGCGCGGTCGATGCCGCGACGCCGACGACGGATTGCGCGGCAAATATGGTCTGCGCCAGCCGGCCCCAGTCGGTGGTCGATGCGCTACAGGCAGCGGGCTACAAGGCGGCGCTGACCAAGAGCAAGTCGACCGGCAACCCGATGATCGAAAGCGCTGCGAGTGGCTATAATTTTACCATCTATTTCTATGGCTGCGAGGAGATGAAGAACTGCAACTCGCTGCAGTTCGGTATCAATTTCGCGGATGATGGTGGCAATACACCGGAAGTCGCGAACAAGTGGAACCAGTCCAAGCGCTTCATCCAGATGTCGATCGCGGACGACAAGACGATGGACGTTTCCTATGACGTCAGCACGATCGGTGGGCTCAATCAGGAGAATTTTGCCGATGTGGTCGACTGGTGGGCGGTGATGCTCGGTGAACTCAGCAAATTCTTCAAGGAGAACCCGGCGCCCACGCTCAGGAAGTGA
- the moaB gene encoding molybdenum cofactor biosynthesis protein B — translation MPIDEGRTFLPVRIAVLTVSDTRTLADDRSGNTLVERLIGAGHVLADRLIVTDDRSAIVARLHAWIDDPQVDVILTTGGTGVTGRDVTPEALAQVQDKEIPGFGELFRWLSYQSIGTSTIQSRATACVARGTYIFALPGSTGAVRDAWDGILASQLDSRFRPCNFVELMPRLTER, via the coding sequence ATGCCGATCGATGAGGGCCGGACCTTCCTGCCCGTCCGCATCGCCGTCCTGACCGTTTCCGACACTCGCACGCTGGCCGACGACCGGTCCGGCAATACGCTGGTCGAGCGCCTGATCGGCGCGGGCCATGTTCTGGCCGACCGACTGATTGTCACCGATGATCGCAGCGCCATCGTCGCCCGCCTTCACGCCTGGATCGACGATCCGCAGGTCGATGTGATCCTGACCACCGGTGGCACCGGCGTCACCGGCCGGGACGTCACGCCCGAAGCACTGGCCCAGGTGCAGGACAAGGAAATTCCCGGTTTTGGCGAGCTGTTCCGGTGGCTCAGCTATCAGTCGATCGGCACCTCCACCATCCAGTCGCGCGCCACCGCCTGCGTCGCGCGCGGCACCTATATCTTCGCGCTGCCCGGCTCGACTGGCGCGGTGCGCGATGCCTGGGACGGCATTCTCGCCAGCCAGCTCGACAGCCGGTTCCGTCCCTGCAATTTCGTCGAACTAATGCCGCGCCTCACCGAGCGCTAA
- a CDS encoding lytic transglycosylase domain-containing protein: protein MIRVATRISSLALLSMSAALAIPASAKAAETLPLLPTSSIANTPLLLSDGDKARYNAIFAALRDQKWSDAKAMILALDPQDAVRPLALSELYLAKGSPRVELFDLLDLVNKAAWLPKADQLSRLAQKRGATILPDLPQVQKLVWLGSAPRRQYVSGSKTDMLAQSLSAQILTFIKNDDPAGAEGLLAAGEAGLTPEGLTEVRQRVAWAYYIESDDLNARRMAARALETRTGGDWTVQAHWTTGLAAWRQNDCRAAAPAFANVAALAGDADMRAAGAYWASRAYMVCGEAEKVENMLKLAARSDETFYGLLARESLGMPLGGATMNARFSDNDWRQLKDSPNVRSAIALAGIGENGRADEILRYQAKLGGTAQYDALLRLASALNLPATQLWLAHNGPAGKQPDSFARFPAPAWRPDGGWRVDPSLIYAHTLQESGFRSDVVSSAGARGLMQVRPGTAGDVGLSNASQLFVPSTNMEYGQRYLESLRDMSATGGLLPKVMAAYNAGPLPVERWNSEVKDKGDPLLFIESLPYYETRAYVNIVMRNYWMYQIQAKGEADCLTGMAQGMWPTFPNAKGVKLVRLSKADGRAMIAGGSD, encoded by the coding sequence GTGATTCGCGTTGCAACCCGCATTTCCAGCCTTGCCCTGCTCAGTATGAGTGCGGCGCTGGCGATCCCGGCCAGTGCCAAGGCGGCCGAAACCCTCCCTCTCTTGCCGACCAGTTCCATTGCAAACACGCCGCTTCTGCTGTCCGATGGCGACAAGGCGCGTTACAATGCGATCTTCGCCGCCCTGCGCGACCAGAAATGGTCGGATGCCAAGGCGATGATCCTGGCGCTCGACCCGCAGGATGCGGTTCGCCCGCTCGCCCTGTCGGAACTTTATCTTGCCAAGGGGTCGCCGCGCGTCGAGCTGTTTGATCTGCTCGACCTCGTCAACAAGGCGGCCTGGCTGCCCAAGGCGGACCAGCTTTCCCGCCTGGCCCAGAAGCGCGGCGCGACCATCCTGCCCGATCTGCCGCAGGTGCAGAAGCTGGTATGGCTCGGCTCCGCGCCCCGCCGCCAATATGTCAGCGGCAGCAAGACCGACATGCTGGCCCAGAGCCTGTCGGCCCAGATCCTGACCTTCATCAAGAATGACGATCCGGCCGGCGCGGAAGGGCTGCTTGCCGCTGGCGAAGCGGGGCTGACGCCCGAAGGCCTGACCGAGGTGCGCCAGCGTGTTGCCTGGGCCTATTATATCGAAAGCGATGATCTCAACGCCCGCCGCATGGCGGCGCGCGCGCTCGAAACTCGTACCGGTGGCGACTGGACCGTGCAGGCGCACTGGACCACGGGCCTGGCCGCCTGGCGCCAGAATGACTGCCGCGCCGCCGCCCCGGCCTTCGCCAATGTCGCCGCGTTGGCGGGCGACGCGGACATGCGGGCCGCCGGCGCCTATTGGGCATCGCGCGCCTATATGGTCTGCGGCGAGGCCGAGAAGGTCGAGAATATGCTGAAGCTCGCGGCGCGATCCGACGAGACCTTCTATGGCCTGCTCGCCCGCGAGAGCCTGGGCATGCCACTGGGCGGCGCAACCATGAATGCCCGCTTCAGCGACAATGACTGGCGCCAGCTCAAGGACAGCCCCAATGTCCGCAGCGCGATCGCGCTGGCCGGCATCGGCGAGAATGGCCGCGCCGATGAAATCCTCCGCTATCAGGCGAAGCTGGGTGGCACCGCTCAATATGATGCACTGCTGCGCCTCGCCAGCGCGCTCAACCTGCCGGCAACCCAGCTCTGGCTCGCCCATAATGGCCCCGCCGGCAAGCAGCCCGACAGCTTCGCCCGCTTCCCGGCGCCGGCCTGGCGGCCGGACGGCGGCTGGCGCGTCGACCCGTCGCTGATCTACGCCCATACGCTGCAAGAATCCGGCTTCCGTTCGGACGTCGTCTCCAGCGCCGGCGCCCGCGGCCTGATGCAGGTGCGGCCCGGAACCGCCGGCGATGTCGGCCTGTCCAACGCATCGCAGCTGTTCGTGCCGTCCACCAACATGGAATATGGTCAGCGCTATCTGGAATCGCTGCGCGACATGAGCGCGACCGGCGGCCTGCTGCCCAAGGTGATGGCGGCCTATAATGCCGGCCCGCTGCCGGTCGAACGCTGGAACAGCGAGGTGAAGGACAAGGGCGATCCGCTGCTCTTCATCGAATCCCTGCCCTATTATGAAACCCGCGCCTATGTGAACATCGTCATGCGCAATTACTGGATGTACCAGATCCAGGCCAAGGGCGAGGCCGATTGCCTGACCGGCATGGCACAGGGCATGTGGCCGACCTTCCCCAATGCCAAGGGCGTCAAGCTGGTGCGCCTCAGCAAGGCCGATGGCCGGGCGATGATCGCCGGCGGATCGGACTGA
- a CDS encoding uracil-DNA glycosylase family protein codes for MKILDPRVNLWPKGIVMRGLERDFGAAAPDAYLAWWSLAGVDGAVAEAPVNWLRPQPTRVQIAEQAAKAFAPPPPEKPKTLDAYLEWLASDSAQPERKWPGTPILPAGPAEASLMVITDMPDMADVGAGHLFADRAGALFDAMMRAIGLRRDDICLTSLFTVRPAGGMVEASDLAHAADRIRLHVHLAAPRRLLLLGDRTARALLPTDGADQSASLRPFNHDGGTVPVIATFHPRLLLSQPAAKAECWRALQSLIEEDRP; via the coding sequence ATGAAGATTCTTGACCCTCGCGTCAACCTCTGGCCCAAGGGCATCGTGATGCGGGGATTAGAGCGGGACTTTGGAGCCGCAGCGCCTGACGCTTATTTGGCGTGGTGGTCGCTGGCGGGGGTGGATGGCGCCGTAGCGGAAGCTCCAGTCAACTGGTTGCGGCCGCAACCGACGCGCGTCCAGATCGCCGAGCAGGCTGCGAAAGCCTTTGCCCCGCCACCGCCCGAAAAACCCAAGACGCTCGACGCCTATCTCGAATGGCTTGCCAGTGATTCGGCCCAGCCCGAACGCAAATGGCCCGGCACCCCGATCCTACCGGCCGGCCCGGCCGAGGCGTCGTTGATGGTCATTACCGACATGCCCGACATGGCAGATGTCGGCGCGGGCCATTTGTTCGCCGATCGTGCCGGCGCCTTGTTCGACGCCATGATGCGCGCCATCGGCCTGCGCCGCGACGATATCTGCCTGACCTCACTGTTCACCGTCCGCCCCGCTGGCGGCATGGTGGAGGCAAGCGATCTGGCGCATGCGGCCGATCGCATCAGGCTGCATGTCCATCTCGCCGCGCCCCGCCGCCTGCTCCTGCTGGGCGATCGGACGGCCCGTGCTCTGCTTCCGACCGACGGCGCCGATCAGTCCGCCAGTTTACGCCCCTTTAACCATGATGGCGGCACTGTGCCCGTCATTGCCACATTCCATCCGCGCCTGCTGCTCAGCCAGCCCGCGGCCAAGGCGGAATGCTGGCGCGCCCTGCAAAGCCTGATTGAGGAAGATCGCCCGTGA